In Saccharicrinis fermentans DSM 9555 = JCM 21142, a genomic segment contains:
- a CDS encoding sensor histidine kinase — MSKIKAYTIKLKTRMNKKYIYLLSFIIAASLGGIIYIQTLWMKNDSKRKEQEFDKLVKQAMGKVIERLEREENSELATSLKKEYRKKIQASKNLPKELQRDPKYFNGEEQESALSDDEILDISFRFQLQNNNISTTLQTFNQDSLIFSLDNRSPISTRSSKFGPLTSALLSIQDELKSKVEDKAEMILNTFFPKRTITERVDREKVDVLLMKELEDRGITLQFEFAIYDGKGKMAMATTGYKPDESKTIYQKYLFPNDPHPEAHHLNLFFTERPNFVVQSIATFIPSAAFTLVMIFTSIITIMIIFKQKRLDEIKNDFINNMTHEFKTPISTISLASQMLKDPSVAKTPKTLQHISGVIQDESKRLSFQVEKVLQMAIFDKGKSGLKIKKLDINHLIHNVSTNFKLKVENKKGKIIESLDARNSTVYVDEVHFTNVIYNLFDNAFKYRKGTPILQVKTWNKDNGVVISVKDNGMGISKENLNRIFEKFYRVPTGNVHNVKGFGLGLAYVKKIVDDHGGNIVAKSELNVGTKFEIFLPIKSTKEWKKNTNFF; from the coding sequence ATGTCAAAAATAAAGGCATACACCATAAAGTTAAAGACAAGAATGAATAAAAAATACATATATCTTTTATCATTTATCATAGCAGCTAGTCTGGGTGGTATCATCTATATCCAAACTCTTTGGATGAAAAACGACAGCAAAAGAAAAGAGCAAGAGTTTGATAAATTAGTGAAGCAAGCTATGGGCAAAGTAATAGAAAGGCTTGAACGCGAAGAAAACTCAGAACTTGCCACCTCGCTTAAAAAAGAATATCGAAAAAAAATACAAGCATCCAAAAACCTTCCCAAGGAATTACAAAGAGACCCTAAGTACTTTAATGGTGAAGAACAAGAAAGCGCTTTAAGTGATGATGAAATATTGGACATATCATTTCGCTTTCAGTTACAAAACAACAATATCAGCACCACACTTCAAACCTTTAACCAAGACTCGTTAATTTTCAGTCTGGATAATCGCTCACCTATTTCAACCCGTTCCAGTAAATTTGGTCCACTTACCAGTGCTTTATTGAGCATACAAGACGAACTCAAATCAAAGGTTGAAGACAAAGCAGAGATGATCTTGAACACCTTCTTTCCTAAAAGGACTATCACAGAACGTGTTGACAGAGAAAAGGTAGACGTATTATTAATGAAAGAACTGGAGGACAGAGGTATTACCTTGCAATTTGAATTTGCCATTTACGATGGCAAAGGTAAAATGGCCATGGCTACCACAGGATATAAGCCAGATGAATCAAAGACCATTTATCAAAAATACTTATTCCCCAATGACCCACACCCTGAGGCCCATCATTTAAATCTGTTTTTTACAGAAAGGCCCAATTTTGTAGTACAATCCATTGCAACTTTTATCCCTTCTGCCGCTTTCACACTGGTAATGATCTTCACTTCTATCATCACCATTATGATTATTTTTAAGCAAAAACGACTTGATGAAATAAAAAATGACTTCATCAATAATATGACCCATGAATTTAAAACACCTATCTCAACCATATCGTTGGCCTCTCAAATGTTAAAAGATCCCAGTGTTGCCAAAACACCCAAAACACTCCAACATATATCAGGAGTGATACAGGATGAAAGTAAAAGATTGAGCTTTCAGGTAGAAAAAGTGCTTCAAATGGCTATCTTTGACAAGGGAAAATCAGGCCTTAAAATAAAAAAATTAGACATAAATCACTTAATTCACAATGTTTCTACTAACTTTAAGCTCAAAGTAGAAAATAAAAAAGGTAAAATAATAGAAAGTTTGGATGCTAGAAATAGCACTGTTTATGTTGATGAAGTTCATTTTACCAATGTGATTTATAATTTATTTGATAACGCTTTTAAGTACAGAAAAGGGACTCCTATTTTACAGGTAAAAACGTGGAATAAAGATAATGGAGTGGTCATTTCTGTTAAAGACAATGGAATGGGAATCTCTAAGGAAAACCTCAACCGTATCTTCGAGAAATTCTACCGCGTACCAACAGGGAACGTTCATAACGTTAAGGGATTTGGACTAGGACTAGCGTATGTAAAGAAGATTGTGGATGACCACGGAGGTAACATTGTTGCAAAAAGTGAATTAAACGTAGGAACAAAATTTGAAATCTTTTTACCGATTAAAAGCACAAAAGAATGGAAAAAGAATACAAACTTCTTTTAG
- the purN gene encoding phosphoribosylglycinamide formyltransferase translates to MSKVAIFASGSGSNAENIVKYLKERSKSVDFHFFTNNSNAYVNERALKLDVGITLFSREAFYQSDKIIRLLKQEEFDLIVLAGFLWLIPENLVEAFKGRIINIHPALLPKYGGKGMYGKKIHEAIVANHEDETGITIHFVDANYDEGKIIQQVSCEVLPSDTADDVEAKVHALEYEHYPKVIAQLLDLLE, encoded by the coding sequence ATGAGTAAGGTTGCAATTTTTGCCTCGGGGTCTGGAAGTAATGCAGAAAACATTGTAAAATATTTAAAAGAGAGGTCTAAATCGGTCGATTTTCACTTTTTTACCAACAACAGTAATGCTTATGTCAATGAGCGAGCGCTTAAATTGGATGTTGGCATCACTTTATTTTCGCGTGAAGCGTTTTATCAATCGGATAAAATAATCCGACTTTTAAAACAAGAAGAGTTTGATCTTATCGTATTGGCAGGTTTTTTATGGTTGATCCCCGAAAATTTGGTGGAAGCTTTTAAGGGACGTATTATTAATATACATCCAGCCTTGTTGCCTAAGTATGGTGGAAAAGGAATGTATGGTAAAAAAATTCATGAGGCTATTGTTGCCAATCATGAAGATGAAACGGGAATCACCATTCATTTTGTGGATGCTAATTATGATGAAGGAAAGATTATCCAGCAGGTTTCATGTGAAGTATTGCCATCGGATACGGCTGATGATGTGGAGGCCAAAGTGCATGCCTTGGAGTATGAACACTATCCTAAGGTCATTGCACAATTATTGGACTTATTGGAATAG
- a CDS encoding two-component regulator propeller domain-containing protein, whose amino-acid sequence MIDKKKSIIRFTKDNQPTFRSNTIHSICQDSKGNLWVGTSDGVYSCTNNKLFIAKPENISFHGFFKEGGLTHNYVSGILPDENGALWMSTWKGIVKYEPSNTWLCQFTPYTFSDGLIDEKYNRNSIHWDRKTNTYYFGSVNGVNYFSPLKQTTSKIPHRVLISTMVLDDKPIHLFNQENMADSIIQVNANLEKKEIYFTFYCGRL is encoded by the coding sequence TTGATCGATAAAAAGAAATCTATTATTCGTTTCACAAAAGACAACCAACCTACATTTCGTTCTAACACAATACACTCCATCTGCCAGGATTCAAAAGGTAACCTTTGGGTAGGTACCAGTGATGGCGTATACAGCTGCACCAATAACAAACTATTCATTGCAAAGCCAGAAAATATTTCATTTCACGGTTTTTTCAAAGAAGGCGGACTTACACATAATTATGTATCGGGGATTTTACCGGATGAGAATGGTGCCTTATGGATGAGCACTTGGAAAGGTATTGTAAAATATGAACCTTCCAACACTTGGCTATGTCAATTTACACCCTATACGTTTTCAGATGGTTTAATTGATGAGAAATATAACAGAAACAGTATCCATTGGGATAGAAAAACAAATACTTATTATTTTGGTAGTGTGAATGGCGTTAATTATTTCAGCCCATTAAAACAAACCACATCAAAAATACCCCACAGAGTACTTATTTCAACAATGGTATTGGATGACAAGCCAATACACCTCTTTAACCAAGAGAATATGGCAGATAGCATTATTCAGGTAAATGCAAATCTCGAGAAAAAAGAAATATACTTTACATTTTACTGTGGACGGCTCTGA
- a CDS encoding acyl carrier protein yields MSDIASRVKAIIVDKLGVDETEVTTEASFTNDLGADSLDTVELIMEFEKEFNIAIPDDQAENIGTVGDAVSYIEENAK; encoded by the coding sequence ATGTCTGACATTGCATCAAGAGTAAAAGCAATCATCGTAGACAAACTAGGAGTTGACGAAACTGAAGTTACAACTGAAGCAAGCTTCACAAATGATTTAGGAGCTGACTCTCTTGACACTGTTGAGTTGATCATGGAGTTTGAAAAGGAATTCAATATCGCAATTCCTGATGATCAAGCGGAAAACATTGGCACCGTAGGCGATGCCGTCTCTTATATAGAGGAAAATGCTAAGTAA
- a CDS encoding sulfatase/phosphatase domain-containing protein, translated as MAKIYLKSNYNEKLAPFPRTAYSIKVNRQEYYALITHMDNQIGRILDALEASGKAKNTYIIFTADHGLALGDHGFVGKQNMYDRSIRVPLLLAGPGIKAGKVIQEKVYLQDVMATSLDIAGSNVIKDVDFNSLLPLCKNNSKKGYKAVYGAYLSNQRMIRTDKYKMIIYPLANVVRLYNMVEDPEEMNDLASDIKYKKVMDRLFKQFQKLQKEVGDPLNVSKNYHSFFTREQS; from the coding sequence ATGGCCAAAATATATTTAAAATCAAATTATAATGAAAAATTAGCTCCTTTTCCACGAACAGCATATTCCATAAAAGTAAACCGTCAAGAATACTACGCGCTTATTACTCACATGGATAATCAGATTGGCCGTATATTGGATGCACTTGAAGCGAGTGGAAAAGCAAAAAACACCTACATCATTTTTACTGCTGATCATGGTTTGGCTTTAGGAGACCATGGCTTTGTTGGCAAACAAAATATGTACGACCGCAGTATCAGAGTTCCTTTACTATTAGCAGGCCCAGGCATTAAAGCAGGCAAAGTCATCCAAGAAAAGGTATATTTACAGGATGTTATGGCAACCTCATTGGATATTGCAGGAAGTAATGTAATAAAAGACGTAGATTTCAATTCTCTTTTACCTCTTTGTAAAAACAATTCTAAAAAAGGATATAAGGCTGTTTATGGTGCCTACCTAAGCAATCAACGTATGATCCGAACGGATAAATATAAAATGATTATTTACCCACTTGCCAACGTGGTCAGACTATACAATATGGTTGAAGATCCTGAAGAAATGAATGATCTGGCAAGTGACATAAAATACAAGAAAGTAATGGATAGGCTTTTTAAACAGTTTCAAAAACTTCAAAAGGAAGTTGGTGATCCATTAAATGTTTCTAAAAATTACCATAGCTTTTTTACGAGAGAACAGTCTTAA
- the rprY gene encoding response regulator transcription factor RprY, whose amino-acid sequence MEKEYKLLLAEDDENLGMLLREYLEAKGYETDLCPDGEEAYKAFTANTYDLCVLDVMMPKKDGFTLAKDIRLINADIPIIFLTAKSMKEDVFQGFKIGADDYITKPFSMEELLFRLEAIIRRTKGTNAIQDVYQLGKYKFDTQKQQLIEGDEIVKLTTKESELLKLLCNNANKVLERNFALKTIWVDDNYFNARSMDVYITKLRKHLKEETSVEIINVHGKGYKLVM is encoded by the coding sequence ATGGAAAAAGAATACAAACTTCTTTTAGCGGAAGATGATGAGAACCTAGGTATGTTATTGCGAGAATACCTGGAAGCTAAAGGATATGAAACGGATCTTTGTCCGGATGGAGAAGAAGCTTACAAAGCATTTACGGCAAACACGTACGATCTTTGTGTTTTAGACGTGATGATGCCTAAAAAGGATGGCTTTACCCTAGCCAAGGACATTCGTTTAATCAATGCCGATATTCCTATTATCTTCCTGACAGCAAAATCTATGAAGGAAGATGTTTTTCAAGGTTTTAAAATTGGTGCAGACGATTACATCACCAAACCTTTCAGCATGGAAGAACTACTTTTTAGGTTAGAAGCCATTATCAGAAGAACAAAGGGAACCAATGCAATTCAGGATGTATACCAGTTGGGTAAATACAAATTCGACACTCAAAAACAACAACTTATAGAAGGTGACGAAATTGTTAAACTAACTACGAAAGAGTCCGAATTACTTAAGTTATTATGTAATAATGCCAACAAGGTACTTGAACGTAATTTTGCACTAAAAACTATCTGGGTAGATGATAATTATTTCAATGCTCGTAGTATGGATGTATATATTACTAAATTAAGAAAACACCTGAAGGAAGAAACTTCCGTTGAAATCATAAATGTTCACGGTAAGGGATACAAACTGGTAATGTAG
- the fabF gene encoding beta-ketoacyl-ACP synthase II, with protein MELKRVVVTGLGAITPLGKSIDELWKNLVEGVSGAAPITRFDATNFKTKFACEVKNYDPNEYFDRKEARKLDMFAQFAMIAAEQAVQDSGINHESINHDEVGVVWGAGIGGIQTFTKEVKGFVEGNGTPRFSPFFIPMMIGDIAAGHISMKYGFRGPNFNTVSACASSTNAISDAYNLIRLGKAKAFVTGGSEAAISEAGMGGFNSMQACSTRNDDPKTASRPFDKDRDGFVMGEGGASLILEEYEHAVKRGAKIYCEVVGTGMTADAYHLTAPHPDGIGAKNVMLMALKDNGTKPEDIDYINVHGTATPRGDIAETIAIKEVFGQHAYDLNISSTKSMTGHLLGAAGAVESITCILAIKHNIVPPTINHFEDDPEIDPKLNMTFNKAQKREVNVALSNTFGFGGHNASVIFKAI; from the coding sequence ATGGAGTTAAAAAGAGTAGTAGTAACGGGATTAGGAGCCATCACTCCTTTGGGTAAATCCATTGATGAACTATGGAAGAACCTGGTTGAAGGAGTAAGCGGTGCCGCACCCATTACTCGATTTGACGCCACCAATTTCAAGACAAAATTTGCTTGCGAAGTAAAAAATTACGATCCGAATGAATATTTTGATCGCAAAGAAGCAAGAAAACTTGACATGTTTGCTCAGTTTGCTATGATAGCAGCTGAGCAGGCTGTTCAAGACTCTGGCATCAACCACGAAAGCATCAACCACGATGAGGTAGGTGTTGTCTGGGGTGCTGGTATTGGTGGAATTCAAACATTTACAAAAGAGGTTAAGGGTTTTGTGGAAGGCAATGGTACTCCACGTTTCAGCCCATTTTTTATACCAATGATGATTGGCGATATTGCTGCTGGTCATATTTCAATGAAATACGGATTTAGAGGCCCCAATTTCAATACCGTTTCGGCTTGCGCCTCCTCCACTAATGCGATTAGTGATGCCTATAACCTTATACGTTTAGGTAAAGCAAAAGCATTTGTTACTGGAGGTTCAGAAGCAGCCATCAGTGAAGCAGGTATGGGAGGTTTTAATTCAATGCAAGCTTGTTCAACCCGTAACGATGATCCCAAAACAGCTTCTCGTCCTTTTGACAAAGACCGTGATGGTTTTGTAATGGGAGAAGGAGGTGCATCATTGATATTGGAAGAATATGAGCATGCGGTGAAACGCGGTGCTAAAATCTATTGTGAGGTAGTAGGTACAGGAATGACTGCCGACGCATACCACTTGACAGCTCCACATCCCGATGGTATCGGAGCCAAAAATGTTATGTTGATGGCCTTGAAAGACAACGGTACTAAACCAGAAGATATTGATTATATCAATGTTCATGGTACAGCTACTCCTCGTGGAGACATTGCTGAAACCATTGCCATCAAAGAAGTTTTTGGTCAACATGCATACGATTTAAATATCAGCTCAACAAAATCAATGACTGGACACCTTTTAGGTGCAGCAGGAGCTGTTGAGTCTATTACATGTATTTTAGCGATCAAACACAATATTGTTCCTCCTACAATTAACCACTTTGAGGATGATCCTGAGATCGACCCTAAATTAAACATGACTTTTAATAAGGCACAAAAACGCGAAGTTAATGTTGCCTTATCAAACACATTTGGTTTTGGAGGTCATAATGCATCTGTTATATTTAAAGCAATTTAA
- the rnc gene encoding ribonuclease III, protein MIKILLNRIKLSPQRRRLYLLLKSMVGFYPKNLNIYELSLIHKSAMKKNKLGKMVNNERLEFLGDAILGAIVAQELYSKYPYVNEGFLTKTRSKIVNRAFLNETANKIGLNKLIISQSKISLEKTNIPGDALEALIGAIFVDGGYQKCRKFILKKILIPFVNLNEITNKDSNYKSLLIEWGQKNKKDIQFITDEIPGTLHHVPLFVSSVEVEQIVFGRGEGTSKKESQQNAAMEALQNVSLRKNNSK, encoded by the coding sequence GTGATAAAAATATTATTGAACAGGATAAAGCTTTCTCCTCAAAGGAGAAGGCTTTATTTGTTATTAAAATCCATGGTTGGTTTTTATCCTAAAAACCTGAATATTTATGAGTTATCATTAATTCATAAATCTGCCATGAAGAAAAATAAGCTTGGCAAAATGGTCAATAACGAGCGTCTGGAATTTTTAGGCGATGCCATATTGGGTGCCATTGTTGCGCAAGAATTATACAGTAAATATCCATACGTAAACGAAGGTTTTTTAACAAAGACTCGCTCCAAAATTGTTAATCGTGCTTTTTTAAATGAAACAGCCAATAAAATAGGCTTAAACAAACTAATCATATCCCAATCCAAAATATCTCTTGAAAAAACCAATATTCCCGGCGATGCTTTAGAAGCCTTAATTGGAGCCATATTTGTGGATGGGGGCTATCAAAAATGCCGCAAGTTCATCCTAAAAAAAATACTGATTCCCTTTGTGAATCTAAACGAAATAACCAACAAAGACAGTAACTATAAATCATTACTTATTGAATGGGGACAGAAAAACAAAAAAGACATACAATTTATTACCGATGAAATACCCGGTACTCTGCACCACGTACCTCTATTTGTTTCGTCTGTTGAAGTTGAACAAATCGTATTTGGCCGAGGCGAAGGCACCTCTAAAAAGGAATCACAACAAAATGCAGCCATGGAAGCCCTACAAAATGTTTCCCTTAGAAAAAACAATTCAAAATAA
- a CDS encoding DUF169 domain-containing protein, with protein sequence MSTLLDAAYITDKLGIDLPLIAVYDAPHDASFERVIVPVAHRRTCIFAYFNAWMRGQTLMLTSANCGCKDCSYWLLGKENRSRKDLIELLVGEEGVKCSDEIAAAWLNATPHYRPKHTCLYIGFLKNAMIEYLKTVTFFVTPDQLSALVVAANYHVGSQQVSPVEIPFGSGCMQLLAPASALEKPKAVLGASDLAMRKYLPDNVMAFTVNGKMFEILCSIDDNSFLNKAYLRELMEFRKFSKSSE encoded by the coding sequence ATGTCTACGCTTTTAGATGCTGCTTATATAACCGATAAATTGGGTATCGACCTTCCATTGATTGCTGTTTATGATGCCCCTCATGATGCTTCTTTTGAGAGAGTGATTGTACCGGTGGCGCATCGAAGAACTTGTATTTTTGCCTATTTCAATGCTTGGATGCGAGGACAGACTTTAATGTTGACCTCTGCCAATTGTGGTTGTAAAGATTGTAGTTACTGGTTGTTGGGTAAGGAGAATAGGAGTAGAAAGGATCTTATTGAATTGCTGGTGGGAGAGGAAGGCGTGAAGTGTTCGGACGAAATAGCTGCCGCTTGGTTGAATGCGACACCTCATTATCGCCCCAAACACACATGTTTGTATATTGGATTTTTAAAGAACGCTATGATAGAGTATCTTAAAACGGTTACTTTCTTTGTAACCCCCGATCAGTTGAGTGCTTTAGTTGTGGCGGCAAATTATCATGTCGGCTCGCAACAGGTGAGCCCAGTGGAAATCCCTTTTGGATCGGGGTGTATGCAACTGCTAGCTCCAGCTTCTGCGCTTGAAAAACCCAAGGCGGTGCTTGGAGCCTCAGATTTGGCTATGCGCAAGTACTTACCTGATAATGTGATGGCTTTTACTGTTAATGGAAAGATGTTTGAAATCCTTTGCTCCATTGATGATAATAGCTTTTTAAATAAAGCCTATTTACGTGAGTTGATGGAGTTCAGAAAATTTTCAAAATCCTCTGAATAG
- a CDS encoding IS256 family transposase: protein MEKKELNPEYIAMRDMALEQLKSGKSLTGKGGVFAPIIKEFLESALEAEMDEHLTSERRSQGNKRNGKGNKTVRSEGGSVDIEPPYDRHGDFEPEIVKKRQTVLADSLAPKIISLYGKGMSLRDIGSYIRDMYDVEVSPTVLSNITDRVIPQVKEWQNRPLDDVYPIVWMDAMHYKVRDGGRVVSRAVYNILAINKSGRKELIGMYISESEGANFWLSVLTDLKSRGVKDILIACTDNLTGFSQAILSIFPDTEIQKCVIHQIRNSLKYVVSKDQKEFMKDLKKVYQAPTKSQAESELINLEVTWGKKYPVVLRSWNDNWEELSAYFKYDAPIRKLIYTTNAVEGFHRQVRKVTKTKGAFSSDMALMKLIYLATENISKKWTQPIQNWALTAQQLCIMFEGRFVINL from the coding sequence ATGGAAAAAAAAGAATTGAACCCCGAGTATATCGCTATGCGTGATATGGCACTCGAACAGTTAAAGAGCGGTAAATCCCTGACGGGTAAGGGTGGAGTTTTTGCACCCATTATAAAGGAGTTTTTGGAGAGCGCTTTGGAGGCCGAGATGGACGAGCATTTGACCTCCGAGCGGCGCTCCCAGGGCAATAAGCGCAACGGCAAGGGTAACAAAACGGTTAGATCCGAAGGCGGTAGTGTGGACATTGAACCGCCCTATGACCGCCACGGGGATTTTGAGCCCGAAATAGTAAAGAAGCGGCAGACCGTTTTGGCAGACAGCCTTGCCCCCAAGATTATTAGCCTTTACGGCAAGGGTATGAGCCTACGTGACATCGGATCATATATCCGGGACATGTACGACGTTGAGGTTTCCCCAACCGTTTTGAGCAACATTACCGACAGGGTGATCCCACAGGTCAAGGAGTGGCAGAACCGACCCCTAGACGATGTTTACCCCATTGTTTGGATGGATGCTATGCACTACAAGGTAAGGGACGGGGGAAGGGTAGTATCGCGCGCCGTATACAATATTTTGGCTATCAACAAAAGCGGCAGGAAGGAACTCATAGGGATGTACATTTCCGAAAGCGAGGGCGCTAACTTCTGGCTGTCGGTATTGACAGACCTAAAGAGCCGCGGAGTAAAGGATATCCTGATTGCCTGTACGGATAATCTGACGGGTTTTTCACAGGCGATATTAAGCATATTCCCCGATACAGAAATTCAAAAGTGCGTGATACACCAAATTCGGAATTCGCTCAAATACGTGGTCTCCAAAGACCAGAAAGAATTTATGAAGGACTTGAAAAAAGTGTACCAAGCCCCAACCAAGTCACAAGCCGAGAGCGAGCTGATTAACCTAGAAGTAACGTGGGGCAAAAAGTACCCCGTGGTGCTGCGCTCGTGGAACGACAACTGGGAGGAGCTGTCCGCTTACTTTAAATATGACGCCCCCATTAGGAAGCTGATTTATACCACAAACGCCGTCGAAGGCTTCCACAGGCAGGTTCGCAAGGTAACCAAGACCAAGGGTGCGTTTTCCAGCGACATGGCTTTGATGAAACTCATTTATCTGGCCACCGAAAACATATCGAAAAAGTGGACTCAACCCATACAGAACTGGGCATTGACAGCCCAGCAGCTTTGTATCATGTTTGAGGGGAGGTTTGTTATCAATCTGTGA
- a CDS encoding chitobiase/beta-hexosaminidase C-terminal domain-containing protein, which yields MDGSEPTIHSPLYSGTIKLTQSTHIKTQTFDSNGNPVGFTNEARFNKVNKVEYPSWYSTLLAGKYTGSQKKEATKAIKMMVNGALMVNIADDPDLIDASGGYNTGCFIRSIDPLKGKAWLDAGLSETWIIQQVNNNDVHNTSELQDILQENVGKTIHIKAVRNYGQNIFKIKL from the coding sequence GTGGACGGCTCTGAACCTACCATTCATTCCCCCTTATATTCTGGAACTATTAAACTTACCCAGTCGACACATATAAAAACACAGACCTTTGATTCTAATGGAAACCCTGTAGGTTTCACGAACGAAGCCCGCTTCAATAAAGTAAACAAGGTAGAATATCCAAGTTGGTATAGTACATTGTTGGCTGGTAAATATACAGGATCACAAAAGAAAGAAGCGACAAAGGCTATAAAAATGATGGTCAATGGCGCTTTGATGGTAAATATTGCTGATGATCCCGATTTAATCGACGCCTCAGGCGGATACAATACGGGTTGCTTTATCAGATCTATTGATCCCCTAAAAGGAAAAGCATGGTTAGATGCCGGTCTTTCTGAAACCTGGATTATTCAGCAAGTAAACAACAATGATGTTCATAACACCTCTGAACTACAAGACATTTTACAAGAGAACGTTGGAAAAACTATACATATTAAGGCTGTTCGAAATTATGGCCAAAATATATTTAAAATCAAATTATAA